The uncultured Cohaesibacter sp. genome segment TTGATTGCAGGCAAGGATGTCACGGAAGAAGACCCGTCTGATCGCGGGATTGCCATGGTCTTTCAGAATTATGCTCTGTATCCGCACATGACGGTCGCGCAGAATATGGGCTTTGGTCTGAAGGTTGCCGGGCGATCCAAAGCGGAGGTTGCCGCAAAGGTCCAACAGGCCGCCGACGTGCTGCAACTCAATGATTATCTGGATCGACGACCGGGCCAGCTTTCGGGTGGACAGCGCCAACGTGTCGCCATCGGTCGCGCCATTGTCCGAGACCCGGATGTTTTTCTGTTCGACGAACCACTCTCCAACCTTGATGCGGAATTGCGCGTCGATATGCGCATCGAGATCGCCCGCTTGCACCAGAAGCTCGGCAACACGATGATTTATGTAACCCATGATCAAACCGAAGCCATGACGCTGGCCGACAAGATCGTTGTTCTGCGTGATGGTCGCGTCGAGCAAGTGGGCTCGCCGTCTACATTGTATGACGATCCTGACAATATGTTTGTGGGAGGGTTTATCGGCAGTCCCAAGATGAATTTTCTCGATGGTATCATGCGCTCCGATGGCGTGGATGTTGCCGGTGTCAGGCTCAAAACGTGCCCCTTGCGCAATCCGCCGCCGGACGGAACACCGGTTTTTGTCGGCATCAGGCCGGAACATTGGCATTTGGCTAAAGAGGGTCAGGCACCTGTCCCGTTCAATGTCAATTTCTCCGAATTTCTCGGCGGGGCGAGTTATCTCTATGGGAAAATCGGTGACAAGAGTTGCACTGTGAATGTGGAGAGAGGCGCTATCTCACCAAGCGGAAGTATGCTGGGTCTTGGGGTGGATGAACACCATATCTGTTTGTTTGACCAAGCCGAGCAGCGCATCCGCTGACATCATGGAGTGCCGCATCCGACCATGCGGATGCGGCCAACTGGATGGTCCTGGATCTTTGGGCCAACCAGACCAGATGGTCAGACTGTCCCCAAACGATCCCTGACAAGTTGCACCCAAAAGGAACAACCCCAACCGATCGCTTCATCATTGAATTCATATTCTGGGTGATGAAGATTTGCAGACGGGCCATTGCCGATATTGATCATCATGCCCGGAACCTTGTTCAGCATGAAGGCGAAGTCTTCGCCACCCAGAGTGGGCACCATATCGGTTATCACATTGTCTTCGCCTGCGATGCTGCGTGCCGCTTTGGCAGCAAACTCTGTGTGGTCTTCGTGATTGATCAGGACAGGGTAACTGCGCACATACTCAACCTCGCCGACGCAGCCATTGCCTGCAGCGATCTGAGTGATAATCTGCTTCACACGCTCTTCCACATGGTCCTGAACGTCCTTGTTGAGGGTGCGGACCGTGCCTTTGAGCTTGAGTTGCTGTGGAATGACATTGTGTGCATTGCCCCCTTCAATCGCGCATAACGACACCACGTGAGATTCAAACGGATCGACGCTTCGCGCGCTCATGCTTTGAAGGGCTTGAATGATGCCTGCCAGCGCGGGGAAAGGGTCAATCGAATTGTGAGGTTCTGCTGCATGCCCGCCTTTGCCAGTGATGGTGATGTCGAGCATGTCGACGGCCCCCATATTCGGGCCAGGCGCTGTCGCGAATTTGCCAATATCAAGCCCGGGCATGTTGTGCATGCCATAGACTTCATTGCAGGGCCAGCGATCGAATAACCCGTCTTCGATCATGGCTTGTGCCCCTGCGCCCCCTTCTTCTGCGGGCTGGAAGATCACGATCACTGTTCCATCAAATGCTCTGGACGCGGCCAGATGACGTGCGGCCCCCAGCAACATGGTGGAGTGGCCATCATGACCGCATGCATGCATTTTGCCCGGCACTTTGGAGGCATGAGGCAGGCCGGTGGCCTCTTCGATTGGCAAGGCATCCATGTCGGCGCGCAAACCAATGATTTTGCCAGAGTTGTTGCTTTGGCCCCGAATAACCCCGACAACACCGGTTTGCCCCAACCCTTCCACGACTTCATCGACACCGGCATCGCGCAATGCGTCGGCAACCTTTTTGGCTGTGCGATGAACCTCATAGAGCAATTCGGGATTTTCATGCAAATCGTGTCGAAATGCCATTAGATAGTCAAGATCACGAGAAACCCAGTTTTCGACAGCCATGATCTACCCTTTCTTCATCTTGTATCGGAAATCGCAGTGGGACGCGCCTTGCATGATGGTTTGCGTGCGCGTCAGTTCGATATCTTCGTTATAGCCGATACAGAAATCACCGTCCCGATTGCAGGATAATAAGTGTCCGATGTCACCCAAACCCATTTCGCGATACATTTCTGAATAGCGGCACCGGGTGACGTTGAACTCCATTTTCTCTTTTTCGGCGACCAGAACATCCATTTGCAGGGCGTCTTCCTTGGTCCAATTGGGCAAAA includes the following:
- the ugpC gene encoding sn-glycerol-3-phosphate ABC transporter ATP-binding protein UgpC — its product is MNEQVTLDHIQKRAGVRLKRVSKSFGTVQVILDVDLEIEGGEFVVFVGPSGCGKSTLLRLIAGLEEVTCGDVLIAGKDVTEEDPSDRGIAMVFQNYALYPHMTVAQNMGFGLKVAGRSKAEVAAKVQQAADVLQLNDYLDRRPGQLSGGQRQRVAIGRAIVRDPDVFLFDEPLSNLDAELRVDMRIEIARLHQKLGNTMIYVTHDQTEAMTLADKIVVLRDGRVEQVGSPSTLYDDPDNMFVGGFIGSPKMNFLDGIMRSDGVDVAGVRLKTCPLRNPPPDGTPVFVGIRPEHWHLAKEGQAPVPFNVNFSEFLGGASYLYGKIGDKSCTVNVERGAISPSGSMLGLGVDEHHICLFDQAEQRIR
- a CDS encoding M20 aminoacylase family protein, with amino-acid sequence MAVENWVSRDLDYLMAFRHDLHENPELLYEVHRTAKKVADALRDAGVDEVVEGLGQTGVVGVIRGQSNNSGKIIGLRADMDALPIEEATGLPHASKVPGKMHACGHDGHSTMLLGAARHLAASRAFDGTVIVIFQPAEEGGAGAQAMIEDGLFDRWPCNEVYGMHNMPGLDIGKFATAPGPNMGAVDMLDITITGKGGHAAEPHNSIDPFPALAGIIQALQSMSARSVDPFESHVVSLCAIEGGNAHNVIPQQLKLKGTVRTLNKDVQDHVEERVKQIITQIAAGNGCVGEVEYVRSYPVLINHEDHTEFAAKAARSIAGEDNVITDMVPTLGGEDFAFMLNKVPGMMINIGNGPSANLHHPEYEFNDEAIGWGCSFWVQLVRDRLGTV
- a CDS encoding L-2-amino-thiazoline-4-carboxylic acid hydrolase, translated to MKDIPILERRRIEAMILKHVLDVITERSGREEAEAVIGETCSRSAIEQGKSLAEDLGHAPDLADFAAILPNWTKEDALQMDVLVAEKEKMEFNVTRCRYSEMYREMGLGDIGHLLSCNRDGDFCIGYNEDIELTRTQTIMQGASHCDFRYKMKKG